The region CTGGACGGCCATAACGACGGACCACCAGGTTATCGGCATTACCTGAGTCTGCTGCGCAACCAGCGACCACCCGTTGACTGCGCCCTTGATGACAAACGCTGGACTGAGTGGGCGCGGCAAGTGTTGCAAGCCTTCGATACCTTCCAGTTGTTGTGCGCTGTACGCAAAGGGCCTTGGGGTGTCGAAGGCCTGAATCAACGAGTCACCGACGCCTTGCTCAAGGCCCGGCTGATCGACAGCGATCAGCAGTGGTACGAAGGCCGGCCGGTGCTGATGACTCGCAACGACTACGGCCTGGGCTTGATGAACGGCGACATTGGCATTGCGCTCAAATTGCCGGAGCGCGAGGGGCCCGAGGCAGGCAAGCACGTACTGCGTGTCGCCTTTCCGCGCAACGACGGCCAGGGTGGCGTGCGTTTTGTTCTGCCGAGCCGACTCAACGATGTCGAGACGGTGTACGCAATGACCGTGCATAAATCCCAGGGCTCGGAATTTGCCCACACAGCGTTGATTCTGCCTGATGCCCTGAACCCGGTACTGACCAAAGAACTGATCTACACCGGGATCACCCGGGCCAAGGACTGGTTCACTCTGATCGAGCCGCGTGCCGGTGTGTTCGAGGAGGCCGTGCAACGCAAAGTGAAGCGTTTGAGCGGGTTGATGCTGGAGTTGGAGGCGGGTGATAAGTCTAGCCCTTAAAATGCCAATCGGTTGACGACGGATATCTGTCCGAAGTGCCCTGTTCCGCGGCCTCGCTGGCGTTTCGGTGCTGTGCTATCGTTGCGGCATCATTCCGTTAAGATCGAAGAGAATCCTGCATGAAGGTGGCTGTCCGAGCGACAGAGTGCGTTATTGGCTGCAAGCGCGTATTGCTTGTCGGCCTACTCTGTTTGCTAACTGGCGTCGCGTCCGCTCAGCCTGAAACGGCCGTCAGCATGGCCGATCAACGTGCCAAAGCGGTCACCCAAGTGGTGCTCGGGATTCTCAGTTATGCCCGCTGGCCCGTGGAGCCTGCGCAGTTGCGGCTGTGTGTGGTCGGTCCGACCGAATACACCGACGATCTGGTCAAGGGCTCGACCCAGGCCACCGGTCGACCTGTCACCGTAACCAGACTACTGGCCGACAATCCGGCAATTGCCAGTGAGTGCGATGCCGTCTATATCGGCAAGTTGACCGCCGATGAGCGCAGTCGCTTGTTCACCTCGTTGAACGGTCGCCCGGTGCTGAGCATCAGCGAAGGCAGCGATCAATGCACCGTTGGCAGCCTTTTCTGTCTGCGGGTCAGCGACGATCAGGTGTCCTTCGAGGTCAACCTCGACTCCGTCGCCCGCAGTGGTGTGCGGATTCACCCCAGCGTGCTGCAACTGTCGCGCCGCAAGCCGGCTGCACCATGAGTCTATTCAAATCGGGTAAGCGCCCAACCTTGCGTTCGGTCATCGGTCGCGGTCATTTGATCGTCGCGCTGGTCGGCGTGGCCATGGCCAGCGTCTCGCTGACGTTGCTCGGGGTTCTGGCGTTGCGGGTCTATGCCGACCACAACCTGCACCTGATTGCTCGCTCGATCAACTACACCGTCGAAGCCGCAGTGGTGTTCAACGACAAGGTCGCCGCCACCGAAGCGTTGGCTTTGATCGCGTCCACCGAAGAAGTCGCCGATGCCCAAGTGCTCGACGAGCAGGGTGTGCTGCTGGCCCGTTGGCAGCGACCGGAAACCGGGTTGTTCTCCGATCTCGAAATGCAGATCGCCAAGGCCTTTCTGGAAAAACCCATCAGCATGCCCATTCTTCATCAGGGCCAGGAGATCGGCAGCATTCAGCTCACCGGCCACGGTGGCAGCCTGATGCGCTTCTTGCTCAGCGGGCTGATGGGGATCGTCGTGTGTACGGCGGTCAGTGCCTGGGTCGCGCTTTATCTGGCGCGCCGACAGCTTCGCGGAATCACCGGCCCGCTGCGCAGCCTGGCGTCCGTGGCTCACGCGGCCCGCAGCGAACGTGCCTTCGACCAACGCGTGCCGCCGGCCGACATCGCCGAGCTGGATAACCTGGGCAACGACTTCAATGCATTGCTCGATGAGCTCGAAGCCTGGCAAACCCACCTGCAAAGCGAAAACGAAACCCTGGCTCACCAAGCCAGCCATGACAGCCTTACCGGATTGCCGAACCGGGCGTTTTTCGAAGGTCGGCTGATTCGCGCGTTGCGCAATGCCAACAAGCTCAATGAGCGCATGGCGGTGCTGTTTCTCGACAGCGACCGGTTTAAAGAGATCAACGACAACTTCGGTCATGCCGCTGGCGATGCCGTGCTGGTGGCGGTGGCCACGCGGGTGCGTGCGCAGTTGCGCGAAGAGGACCTGCTGGCGCGTCTGGGCGGCGACGAGTTCGCGATCCTGCTCGACGACGTTGCACAAGACCGAAGACGCCGAGCGCATTGCCGACAAGATCATTGCCAGCATGGCGGCGCCCATTTCGTTGCCAGGCAACACCTCGGTGTTGACCTCACTCAGTATCGGCATTGCCGTCTATCCCGATCATGGTGCCACACCGGGTGCCCTGCTCAACGCCGCCGATGCGGCGATGTACCAAGCCAAGCGCCTGTCCCGAGGCGCACAGCACACGGCCGGGTCGGAGCACCCTGTCGTCCATATTCAAACCAGGAGCTAATTTCTGTGTTCTCAATCCCTCAACGTTCCCTGCGATTTTTCACTCTCATTCTGTTCATGGGCTTATTGGCGTTGACCGGTTGCCAGACCGCGCCACAAAAAGGTCTGACCCCGGCGCAGATCGCCGTACTCAAGCAACAAGGTTTCGAGTTGACCGACGAAGGCTGGGCGTTTGGCCTGTCCGGCAAAGTGCTGTTCGGCAGCGACGTTGAAAGCCTGAATTCCCAGAGCACCGAGATCGTCCAACGGATCGGCAAGGCGCTGCTGGGTGTCGGCATTGAGCGGGTGCGGGTCGACGGCCACACCGATGCATCGGGCAAAGAGACTTACAACCAGCAGTTGTCCCTGCGCCGGGCGAAAAGCGTTCGCAACGTGCTGATGGCGGTCGGGATGAAGGAAGAGAACATCAAGCTTCAAGGACTTGGCAGCACTGAGCCGGTTGCTTCCAATGACACGACCGCTGGCCGCACCGAGAATCGCCGGGTGTCGATCGTGGTGATCGCCGATTAATCGGCGAACAACATCTCCCGAGTTTCCCCCATCAACAGGTCCTGATTTTGCTCTGTAACTTGGCGGATGTAATCCCACAAAAGGGTGATCCGCTTGAGCTTGCGCAGGTCCTCCCGACAGTACATCCAGAACTGTCGGGTGATGTTGATCTCTTCCGGCAACACCGGCAGCAGTCGTGGGTCCTGCGCCGCCAGGAAGCACGGCAGGATCGCCAGTGATCGCCCTTGCTGCGCCGCCACGAACTGCGCGATCACGCTGGTGCTGCGCAGGTTGGCGCTGGCGCCGGGCAGCACGTTCGCCAGGTACAGCAGCTCTGAGCTGAAGGCCAGGTCATCGACATAACTTATGAATGAATGCTTACCCAAGTCCGCCGGGCGGCGGATCGGTGGGTGTTTGTCGAGGTAATCCTGGGTCGCGTACAGCTGCAATTTGTAGTCGCAGAGTTTGCAGCAGACGTACGGGCCATGCTCCGGGCGTTCCAGGGCGATGACGATGTCGGCCTCGCGCTTGGACAGGCTGATGAAGTGCGGCAGCGGCAGGATGTCCACCGAGATCGCCGGGTAGGCGTCGACGAAATGGCTCAGCTGCGGGGTGATGAAAAAACTGCCGAAACCCTCGGTGCAACCCATGCGCACATGCCCGGACAACGCCACTCCGGAGCCGGAAACCTGTTCACAGGCCATGTGCAACGTGCTTTCAATCGACTCGGCGTAACCCAGCAAACGCTGGCCTTCGGCGGTCAGGACGAAGCCGCTGGTCCGGGACTTCTCGAACAGCAATGTGCCCAACGCCGCTTCCAGCGAACTGATGCGTCGGGACACGGTGGTGTAGTCCACCGCCAGGCGCTTGGCCGCGGTGCTGGCCTTGCGGGTGCGGGCGACTTCGAGGAAAAACTTGAGGTCATCCCAGTTCAGCGAACCTAAAGACGTGATGTTTTTTTGCATGTTGGACCGGCTTTTATGTGCGTTCTTATTAGAAGTTTGCACATCTATACTCCAAAAACAGTCCGACAACCAATTCGCGACACACGCCTCATCTCAAGGCGACTTACCCGCCTTGGCTCCCTGCATAACAATAAGTATTGGAGACCAGCATGAACGCATCGCTCACGCCAAACGAAACCACCGTCCAAACCGTAAAGCTGTTGATCAACGGCGAGTGGGTCGAGTCCCAGACCACCGAATGGCACGACATCGTCAACCCGGCGACCCAGCAAGTGCTGGCCAAGGTTCCGTTTGCTACCGCGCAAGAAGTCGACGCCGCCATCAGTGCCGCTCACCGCGCCTTCCAGACCTGGAAGCTGACGCCAATCGGCGCGCGGATGCGCATCATGCTCAAGCTCCAGGCGTTGATTCGCG is a window of Pseudomonas sp. 10S4 DNA encoding:
- a CDS encoding YfiR family protein; this translates as MKVAVRATECVIGCKRVLLVGLLCLLTGVASAQPETAVSMADQRAKAVTQVVLGILSYARWPVEPAQLRLCVVGPTEYTDDLVKGSTQATGRPVTVTRLLADNPAIASECDAVYIGKLTADERSRLFTSLNGRPVLSISEGSDQCTVGSLFCLRVSDDQVSFEVNLDSVARSGVRIHPSVLQLSRRKPAAP
- a CDS encoding LysR family transcriptional regulator; translated protein: MQKNITSLGSLNWDDLKFFLEVARTRKASTAAKRLAVDYTTVSRRISSLEAALGTLLFEKSRTSGFVLTAEGQRLLGYAESIESTLHMACEQVSGSGVALSGHVRMGCTEGFGSFFITPQLSHFVDAYPAISVDILPLPHFISLSKREADIVIALERPEHGPYVCCKLCDYKLQLYATQDYLDKHPPIRRPADLGKHSFISYVDDLAFSSELLYLANVLPGASANLRSTSVIAQFVAAQQGRSLAILPCFLAAQDPRLLPVLPEEINITRQFWMYCREDLRKLKRITLLWDYIRQVTEQNQDLLMGETREMLFAD